A single region of the Pseudomonas granadensis genome encodes:
- a CDS encoding DUF6124 family protein → MFKVTPNPPDTDPASPYESFNPKKLHEAAERALDHYLLPPNQIMSSVNESERMYLANPKYDSESLLANASETLSSASEMLNNFAAALDPLHRKTALGIAQVVMLGELAVNQALDNVEVKA, encoded by the coding sequence ATGTTCAAAGTAACGCCCAACCCGCCGGACACCGATCCCGCATCCCCCTACGAATCCTTCAACCCGAAAAAGCTCCACGAAGCCGCCGAGCGCGCGCTCGATCACTATCTCCTCCCACCCAACCAGATCATGTCCAGCGTCAACGAATCCGAACGCATGTACCTCGCTAACCCGAAGTACGATTCCGAATCCCTATTGGCTAATGCCAGTGAAACACTGAGTTCCGCGTCGGAAATGCTCAACAACTTCGCCGCAGCACTTGACCCCTTGCACCGCAAAACCGCGCTGGGCATTGCACAGGTGGTGATGTTGGGGGAGTTGGCAGTGAATCAGGCGTTGGATAATGTCGAGGTGAAGGCCTAG
- a CDS encoding winged helix-turn-helix domain-containing protein produces the protein MLSANLATRSPRPTNDEPGVLTLGRTRGVAEHFRTLIAQHVRSDLALEASAYASSHNFNEHVGSYRAIFLIIDSPQALEDNLALVENLRSDNLKPIICAVITGRGAFNKIKYYLAGADICIKLNTLSDDGTELLGEFFISEEWQRNINLTLDPTRICLMDKSKKLDISFAEMKILEAFARTGNHILSHDEIAGIMGLNTNFYDPRALEKSISRLRGKIKDMYGTNAIQSIRGYGYRLLRGLISTA, from the coding sequence ATGCTCTCAGCGAACTTGGCGACTAGAAGCCCGCGCCCGACAAATGACGAACCCGGTGTTCTTACTCTGGGTCGTACCCGTGGCGTGGCCGAACATTTTAGAACGCTAATCGCCCAGCATGTTCGTAGCGATTTGGCGCTTGAAGCCAGTGCCTACGCTAGTTCACATAACTTTAATGAACATGTGGGATCGTACCGGGCAATCTTCCTGATTATCGATAGCCCACAGGCTCTCGAGGACAATCTTGCGCTGGTGGAGAATCTGCGCAGCGACAACTTGAAGCCGATTATTTGCGCGGTTATCACCGGTCGCGGTGCCTTCAACAAGATCAAGTACTATCTGGCGGGTGCTGATATTTGTATCAAACTCAACACGCTTTCCGACGACGGCACAGAGTTGCTGGGCGAGTTCTTCATCAGTGAAGAATGGCAGCGCAACATCAATCTTACGCTTGATCCGACGCGCATTTGCCTGATGGACAAGAGCAAAAAACTCGACATCTCGTTTGCCGAGATGAAGATCCTCGAAGCCTTTGCGCGAACCGGCAATCACATCCTGAGCCATGATGAGATCGCCGGCATCATGGGCCTCAATACCAATTTCTACGACCCTCGGGCACTGGAAAAATCAATCAGTCGTTTGCGTGGAAAAATCAAGGACATGTATGGTACAAACGCGATTCAGAGCATTCGCGGTTATGGCTATCGCCTGCTGCGGGGTCTGATATCGACTGCCTGA
- a CDS encoding ribonuclease T2: MKKLFTIFAVIALTAGSIGLSSARQSQSSKAQAESVAGVFDYYLLALSWSPTFCLTHKDDVQCSGKGYGFVLHGLWPQYAAGGWPQSCPPLTRLSAAETSKGLTLFPTKKLLDHEWAKHGTCSGLSAMGYLDEADKAVAAVKIPDELQPFSTSYYFEAQEIAQLFRQANPGIPADGVAVICSGPELSEVRVCMGKDLQFAACGKGVKTQCRAGDIRVPPSR; the protein is encoded by the coding sequence ATGAAAAAGCTGTTTACAATTTTCGCAGTGATTGCGCTGACGGCCGGTAGCATCGGCCTGAGTTCGGCGCGGCAATCGCAATCAAGCAAGGCCCAGGCGGAATCGGTGGCGGGGGTGTTCGACTACTACCTGCTGGCGCTGTCGTGGTCGCCGACCTTTTGCCTGACGCATAAAGATGATGTGCAGTGTTCCGGCAAGGGTTACGGCTTCGTGCTGCACGGGCTGTGGCCGCAATATGCCGCGGGTGGCTGGCCGCAGTCCTGCCCACCGCTGACGAGGCTGTCGGCGGCGGAAACCAGCAAAGGCCTGACCCTGTTTCCAACGAAAAAACTGCTCGATCACGAATGGGCCAAACACGGCACCTGCAGCGGCCTCAGCGCGATGGGTTATCTGGATGAAGCGGACAAGGCCGTAGCGGCGGTGAAAATCCCGGACGAGCTGCAGCCGTTCAGCACCTCGTATTATTTCGAGGCGCAGGAGATTGCCCAGTTGTTCCGCCAGGCCAACCCGGGGATTCCGGCCGATGGTGTCGCAGTGATCTGCAGCGGCCCGGAACTCTCGGAAGTGCGCGTGTGCATGGGCAAGGATCTACAGTTCGCGGCGTGCGGCAAAGGCGTGAAAACCCAGTGCCGGGCGGGCGATATCCGAGTACCGCCGTCGCGGTGA
- a CDS encoding undecaprenyl-diphosphate phosphatase: MDFWTFFQVLILGAVEGLTEFLPISSTGHQIIVADLLDFDGERAMAFNIIIQLGAILAVVWEFRPKIFDIVKGLPTERNAQRFTINLLIAFLPAVFLGVLFADAIHAYLFNPITVAVALVVGGVVMLWAEQRSHVISVERVDDMRWSDALKIGFVQCLAMIPGTSRSGSTIIGGLLFGLSRKAATEFSFFLAMPTMVGAAVYSGYKYRELFQPNDLPVFALGFVTAFIFAMIAVRGLLKFIANHSYAAFAWYRIGFGLLILATWGFGWVNWTAAAAA; the protein is encoded by the coding sequence ATGGATTTCTGGACCTTTTTCCAGGTGTTGATATTAGGCGCGGTAGAAGGCCTGACCGAGTTCCTGCCGATCTCGAGCACCGGCCACCAGATCATCGTCGCCGACTTGCTGGACTTCGACGGTGAACGCGCAATGGCGTTCAATATCATTATTCAACTGGGTGCCATTCTTGCCGTGGTCTGGGAGTTTCGGCCGAAGATCTTCGATATCGTCAAAGGCCTGCCCACCGAGCGCAATGCACAACGTTTCACTATCAATTTGCTGATCGCCTTTCTGCCGGCGGTTTTCCTGGGCGTGTTGTTTGCCGACGCCATCCACGCATACCTCTTCAACCCGATCACCGTCGCCGTGGCGCTGGTGGTCGGCGGCGTCGTCATGCTCTGGGCCGAACAACGCAGCCATGTGATCAGCGTCGAACGCGTCGACGACATGCGCTGGTCCGACGCACTGAAGATAGGTTTCGTACAATGCCTGGCGATGATTCCCGGCACTTCACGCTCCGGCTCAACGATCATCGGCGGCCTGCTGTTCGGCCTGTCGCGCAAAGCCGCCACCGAATTCTCGTTCTTCCTCGCCATGCCCACCATGGTCGGCGCTGCCGTGTACTCCGGCTACAAATACCGCGAGCTGTTCCAGCCCAACGACCTGCCAGTCTTCGCCCTCGGCTTCGTCACCGCATTCATCTTCGCGATGATCGCCGTGCGGGGCTTGCTCAAATTTATTGCGAATCACAGCTATGCGGCGTTCGCGTGGTATCGGATTGGTTTTGGGTTGTTGATTCTGGCGACGTGGGGGTTTGGGTGGGTGAATTGGACGGCGGCTGCGGCGGCTTGA
- the dusA gene encoding tRNA dihydrouridine(20/20a) synthase DusA, with the protein MPPITATPAPLSRRFSVAPMMDWTDRHCRFFLRLLSKNALLYTEMVTTGALLNGDHERFLRHNEAENPLALQLGGSVPLDLAACARMAQEHGYDEVNLNVGCPSDRVQNNMIGACLMGHPQLVADCVKAMRDAVSIPVTVKHRIGINGRDSYAELCDFVGTVRDAGCNSFTVHARIAILEGLSPKENRDIPPLRYDVAAQLKADFPELEIVLNGAIKTLEACHDHLQTFDGVMLGREAYHNPYLLAQVDQQLFGSEAPVISRAEALAQLRPYIAEHLLAGGAMHHITRHVLGLGTGFPGARKFRQLLSVDIHKAKDPLALLDQAAELLEGR; encoded by the coding sequence ATGCCCCCTATCACCGCCACACCCGCTCCACTCTCCCGCCGCTTCTCTGTCGCACCCATGATGGATTGGACGGACCGCCATTGCCGTTTCTTCCTACGCCTCCTGTCGAAGAACGCCCTGCTCTACACCGAAATGGTCACCACCGGCGCTCTCCTCAACGGCGATCACGAACGCTTCCTCCGTCACAACGAAGCCGAGAACCCGCTCGCCCTGCAACTTGGCGGCAGCGTTCCTCTGGATCTGGCTGCCTGCGCCCGCATGGCCCAAGAGCACGGCTACGACGAGGTGAACCTCAACGTCGGCTGCCCGAGCGATCGTGTACAAAACAACATGATCGGCGCCTGCCTGATGGGGCATCCGCAACTGGTGGCGGATTGTGTGAAGGCGATGCGTGATGCGGTGTCGATTCCGGTGACGGTAAAGCATCGCATCGGCATCAACGGTCGGGACAGTTACGCGGAGCTGTGTGATTTCGTCGGCACGGTGCGGGATGCCGGGTGTAACAGTTTTACCGTGCATGCGCGGATTGCGATTCTCGAGGGGTTGTCGCCGAAGGAGAATCGCGACATTCCGCCGTTGCGCTATGACGTGGCGGCGCAGTTGAAGGCGGACTTTCCGGAGCTGGAGATTGTGCTGAACGGCGCCATCAAGACGCTGGAGGCTTGCCATGATCATTTACAGACGTTTGATGGCGTGATGCTGGGGCGTGAGGCGTATCACAATCCGTATTTGCTGGCGCAGGTCGATCAGCAGTTGTTTGGCAGTGAGGCACCAGTGATCAGTCGGGCCGAGGCGTTGGCGCAGTTGCGTCCTTATATAGCCGAGCATTTGTTGGCCGGTGGGGCGATGCATCACATCACACGGCATGTGCTTGGCTTGGGCACGGGGTTCCCGGGGGCGCGCAAGTTTCGTCAGTTGTTGTCGGTGGATATTCACAAGGCCAAGGATCCGCTGGCGTTGCTGGATCAAGCGGCTGAGTTGCTTGAAGGTCGTTGA
- a CDS encoding sensor domain-containing diguanylate cyclase yields the protein MPISLHDPQQAPGALKRLPLRKAAVLFIVAVSLCLSGLLYLQLQQSQRQDLAVAQAASSNLTRAMAQQAEDTFLAADLVMTSLVDWIEDDGYGAAQKPRLQRIFARRAQQLTQLHGIFLFDRDGQWVITSFAELPRGNGVADREYFKFHQQNVSTLAHIGPAIRSRENGEWIIPISKRINDASGNFEGVLLAGIKMSYFDQFFKSFSLDDNGIMFLALTDGTLLARRPFDESLIGTSVARGQIFQALLPNASAGTAMLDSYVDGTERLYGYRQLASYPLVVSAATSRDTILQGWYERAFQSSVIVALVILGVGLFGWVFIHQVRNGERIEKNLRKAQRALEQIATHDSLTGLANRRLFERSLEIEFARGARQVSPVSLIMLDIDFFKRYNDAYGHVAGDQCLTQVAQVLRTCCQRKSDLAVRYGGEEFAVLLPDTDINGALAIAGQIRRSVIDKHIVHSGSRTGYLTVSLGCYAFIPSGNDSPEAFIQRADAALYQAKNAGRNRAAVLSLDSGFAELMRSDR from the coding sequence TTGCCTATCTCCCTTCACGATCCGCAACAGGCCCCCGGCGCGCTTAAGCGTCTGCCGTTACGCAAAGCAGCGGTGCTGTTTATCGTCGCGGTGAGCCTGTGCCTGTCCGGTTTGCTGTACCTGCAACTGCAGCAGTCGCAGCGTCAGGATCTGGCGGTGGCGCAGGCCGCGTCGAGCAATTTGACCCGGGCGATGGCGCAGCAGGCCGAGGACACGTTTCTGGCGGCCGATCTGGTAATGACCAGCCTGGTCGACTGGATCGAGGATGACGGTTACGGCGCTGCGCAAAAGCCGCGTTTGCAGCGCATCTTCGCCCGGCGTGCGCAGCAACTGACGCAGTTGCACGGCATTTTTCTATTCGATCGCGACGGGCAATGGGTAATCACCTCGTTTGCCGAGCTGCCGCGCGGCAACGGTGTTGCCGATCGTGAGTATTTCAAGTTTCACCAGCAGAACGTGTCGACGCTGGCGCACATCGGCCCGGCGATTCGCAGCCGCGAAAATGGCGAATGGATCATCCCGATCTCCAAGCGCATCAATGACGCTTCCGGCAATTTCGAGGGTGTGTTGCTGGCCGGCATCAAGATGTCGTACTTCGATCAGTTTTTCAAAAGCTTCAGTCTCGACGACAACGGCATCATGTTTCTGGCGCTGACTGACGGCACCTTGCTGGCGCGGCGGCCGTTCGATGAATCGCTGATTGGCACTTCGGTGGCGCGCGGGCAGATTTTCCAGGCGCTGCTGCCCAATGCCTCGGCTGGCACCGCGATGCTCGATTCTTATGTCGACGGCACCGAACGGCTCTATGGCTATCGGCAGTTGGCGTCTTATCCGCTAGTGGTATCGGCCGCCACCTCGCGGGATACGATTCTCCAGGGTTGGTACGAGCGCGCCTTTCAGTCAAGCGTGATCGTCGCGCTGGTGATCCTCGGCGTCGGCCTGTTTGGCTGGGTGTTCATCCATCAGGTGCGCAATGGCGAACGCATCGAGAAGAACCTGCGCAAGGCGCAACGGGCGCTGGAGCAGATCGCCACGCACGACAGCCTGACCGGGCTGGCCAATCGGCGCCTGTTCGAGCGCTCTTTGGAAATCGAGTTTGCCCGCGGCGCACGGCAGGTCAGTCCGGTCAGCCTGATCATGCTCGATATCGATTTTTTCAAACGTTACAACGATGCCTACGGCCACGTCGCCGGTGATCAATGCCTGACGCAAGTTGCCCAGGTGCTGAGGACGTGTTGCCAGCGCAAGTCCGATCTGGCCGTGCGTTACGGAGGGGAAGAGTTTGCCGTGTTGCTGCCGGACACCGATATCAACGGTGCGCTGGCGATTGCCGGGCAGATTCGACGCAGCGTGATCGACAAGCACATCGTTCACAGCGGCTCGCGGACCGGGTATCTGACGGTGAGTCTGGGTTGTTATGCGTTCATACCAAGCGGCAATGACAGCCCGGAAGCGTTTATCCAGCGTGCTGACGCGGCGCTGTATCAGGCGAAAAATGCCGGTCGCAATCGCGCGGCGGTGCTGTCGCTGGACAGCGGATTTGCCGAATTGATGCGCTCGGATCGCTGA
- a CDS encoding undecaprenyl-phosphate glucose phosphotransferase has protein sequence MDLSLSINRNTGLKGLTFWGQWALAQAFVVTLLFILAEQHTGTVAFYYRMCATLAVLASVPAYTFTGVYRKRDNYLTGLGRLFMGWSMTMAALACIAFVCQADELFSRQVILSWAVYGFLGQAFLYAPLHAFSKYYQRSRKSEHKTLIVGTGELALGLAKKLSQLENLPLVGLVSNGDVTTLGSDAPRVVGAQEQLLDLIAAHDIRRLYITLPLCEAAKIEAMYVDLLGANVDVVWVPDLNSLTLLNHSVKVVDGLPAIYLNESPLTSRPTAALSKSLVEKAVAFLAIIALSPILLIIALAVKLNSPGPVFFKQDRHGWNGKVIKVWKFRSMRVHDDRDVKQASRNDSRITAVGRFIRRTSLDELPQLFNVLQGHMALVGPRPHAVAHNNYYSGKILAYMARHRIKPGITGLAQISGCRGETDTIDKMQKRVEIDLQYINSWSLWLDLKILVKTPFTLLSKDIY, from the coding sequence ATGGATCTTTCTCTCAGTATCAATCGAAACACGGGCCTCAAGGGACTGACCTTTTGGGGCCAATGGGCACTCGCTCAGGCGTTCGTCGTAACGCTGCTGTTTATCCTGGCCGAGCAGCACACCGGTACGGTCGCGTTCTATTACCGAATGTGCGCAACGCTGGCAGTACTGGCCTCGGTTCCGGCCTACACGTTCACCGGTGTCTATCGCAAACGCGACAACTACCTGACCGGCCTGGGCCGGCTGTTCATGGGCTGGTCGATGACCATGGCAGCGCTGGCGTGCATTGCATTCGTCTGCCAGGCCGATGAGCTGTTTTCGCGTCAGGTGATTCTGAGCTGGGCGGTGTACGGCTTCCTTGGTCAGGCATTTCTCTACGCACCGTTGCATGCGTTTTCCAAGTACTACCAGCGTTCGCGCAAGAGTGAACACAAGACGTTGATCGTCGGTACTGGTGAACTGGCGCTGGGTCTGGCGAAGAAGCTCAGCCAGCTGGAAAACCTGCCATTGGTGGGTCTGGTCAGCAACGGCGATGTGACCACGCTGGGCTCCGATGCGCCGAGAGTCGTCGGCGCACAGGAGCAACTGCTGGACCTGATCGCGGCCCATGACATCCGCCGTCTGTACATCACCCTGCCGCTGTGCGAAGCAGCGAAGATCGAAGCGATGTATGTCGATCTGCTGGGTGCCAACGTCGATGTGGTGTGGGTGCCGGATCTGAACAGCCTGACGCTGCTCAACCACTCGGTAAAAGTCGTGGACGGTCTGCCGGCGATCTACCTGAACGAAAGCCCGCTGACCAGCCGCCCGACCGCCGCACTGAGCAAGAGCCTGGTGGAAAAGGCTGTGGCGTTTCTGGCGATCATCGCGCTGAGCCCGATCCTGCTGATCATTGCACTGGCGGTGAAGCTCAACTCCCCAGGTCCGGTGTTTTTCAAGCAGGATCGCCATGGCTGGAACGGCAAGGTGATCAAGGTCTGGAAATTCCGCTCGATGCGTGTTCATGATGATCGTGATGTGAAGCAGGCCAGCCGCAATGACTCGCGCATTACCGCCGTCGGCCGCTTTATCCGTCGCACCTCGCTGGATGAATTGCCGCAACTGTTCAACGTTTTGCAAGGGCACATGGCCCTGGTCGGCCCACGTCCACATGCGGTCGCGCACAATAATTACTACTCGGGGAAAATCCTCGCGTACATGGCGCGCCACCGGATCAAACCGGGCATCACCGGCCTCGCCCAGATCAGCGGCTGCCGTGGCGAGACCGACACCATCGACAAGATGCAGAAACGAGTGGAGATCGACCTGCAGTACATCAACAGCTGGTCGTTGTGGCTGGATCTGAAGATCCTGGTGAAGACACCGTTTACGTTGCTGTCGAAGGATATTTACTGA
- a CDS encoding winged helix-turn-helix domain-containing protein, protein METSTTLPRKYFVVVTHSTTSQRELESILSSERFNSFGTSQAQMFVEGVASPSSAPMVMEFTYPHISRKNVARSIEHDTQRILATLESEWLAAQSATAFQHNSVITGDISNMPPAVQSDMPYSATWHLDPEQGALVREGVEISLTGLETALVRKMLSHEERVVSRDDLIISIGREPEQYRGLEMCLSRLQDKFKSASNGERLFRAVRNRGYCLIQDIVA, encoded by the coding sequence ATGGAAACCAGTACAACCCTCCCAAGGAAATATTTTGTTGTCGTGACTCACAGTACAACGTCGCAACGTGAACTGGAGAGCATCCTGTCCAGTGAGCGCTTCAACTCGTTTGGCACGTCGCAGGCACAAATGTTTGTTGAAGGTGTTGCTTCGCCCTCCTCCGCGCCAATGGTGATGGAGTTCACATATCCGCACATCAGTCGAAAAAATGTCGCGCGCAGTATCGAGCATGATACTCAGCGAATTCTGGCCACACTTGAGTCGGAATGGCTGGCCGCGCAATCGGCAACTGCGTTCCAACACAATTCAGTCATTACCGGCGATATCAGCAACATGCCCCCTGCCGTTCAAAGCGATATGCCGTACAGCGCAACCTGGCATCTTGACCCGGAACAAGGCGCACTGGTCAGAGAAGGGGTCGAGATCAGTCTTACGGGCCTGGAAACAGCACTGGTGCGTAAAATGCTCAGCCATGAAGAGCGAGTTGTCAGCCGTGATGATTTGATCATCAGCATCGGTCGCGAACCGGAACAATACCGTGGCCTGGAAATGTGCCTGAGTCGTCTGCAAGACAAATTCAAAAGCGCCAGCAACGGTGAGCGTCTGTTTCGCGCGGTAAGAAATCGCGGTTATTGCCTTATCCAGGACATCGTCGCGTAA
- a CDS encoding PAAR domain-containing protein: MAKPAARITDTTSCPMHGHGSKAIASGHFEDGSTLSGVFDHNNAVRFLNIPGKIWHKLEFGIQEESAVNSIFDTLFNASLK; this comes from the coding sequence ATGGCAAAGCCCGCCGCACGCATTACCGATACCACCAGTTGCCCAATGCATGGGCACGGCTCAAAAGCCATCGCTTCCGGACACTTTGAGGACGGATCTACTTTATCCGGTGTTTTTGATCACAACAACGCTGTGAGATTTCTCAATATTCCCGGGAAAATCTGGCACAAGCTTGAATTCGGTATACAAGAGGAATCGGCCGTTAATTCGATCTTCGATACGTTATTCAACGCTTCTTTGAAATAA
- a CDS encoding transporter substrate-binding domain-containing protein encodes MTTLKSTLTFCGLLTLTAAAHAETAATRLDSIQQQGALRVCTTGDYKPYTFKRADGEFEGIDISMARSLAETLGVKVQWVQTTWKTLMPDMQAGKCDIGMGGISVTLERQKKAYFSNTLDTDGKIPLVRCDDVSKYQTVEQINQPNVRLVEPAGGTNEAFVHAFLPKAQLALHDNVTIFQQLLDNKADVMITDASEALYQQKLKPGLCAVNPHQYMQYGEKAYLLPRDDISWKLYVDQWLHLSKVTGKYQKTLSEWIAVPDAQ; translated from the coding sequence ATGACAACACTAAAAAGCACACTGACCTTCTGCGGACTGTTGACCCTGACCGCCGCCGCTCACGCCGAGACAGCTGCAACTCGCCTCGACAGCATCCAGCAACAAGGCGCGCTGCGCGTCTGCACCACCGGCGACTACAAGCCCTATACCTTCAAACGCGCCGACGGTGAATTCGAAGGCATCGACATCAGCATGGCCCGCTCGCTGGCCGAAACCCTCGGCGTCAAAGTGCAGTGGGTGCAAACCACCTGGAAAACCCTGATGCCGGACATGCAGGCCGGCAAATGCGACATCGGCATGGGCGGCATCTCGGTCACCCTCGAACGGCAGAAAAAAGCCTACTTCAGCAACACCCTCGACACCGACGGCAAAATCCCGCTGGTGCGCTGCGACGACGTCAGCAAGTACCAGACCGTCGAGCAGATCAACCAGCCCAACGTGCGCCTGGTCGAACCCGCCGGCGGCACCAACGAAGCCTTCGTCCACGCCTTCCTGCCCAAAGCGCAACTGGCCCTGCACGACAACGTAACGATCTTCCAGCAACTGCTCGACAACAAGGCCGACGTGATGATCACCGACGCCTCGGAAGCGCTGTATCAGCAGAAACTCAAACCGGGACTGTGCGCGGTCAACCCGCATCAGTACATGCAATATGGCGAGAAGGCTTACCTGCTGCCGCGCGATGACATCAGCTGGAAACTGTATGTCGACCAGTGGTTGCACTTGAGCAAAGTTACTGGCAAGTATCAGAAGACCCTGAGTGAGTGGATTGCCGTGCCGGATGCGCAGTGA
- a CDS encoding PAAR domain-containing protein, translating into MSGKPAARVTDPTACPLPGHGTNPIVSGSPNVNFDGLAAARMTDKSACGSAITGAVSSTVFINGLNAATLDSTGGHGNVVIGGSGTVIIGDTVVTAPFSGLLPMPVHFTDKLQLVNDVTGEPMPNHPYMIQRADGRMEHGVSDAAGFTHEVSSHLPETIKLFLEE; encoded by the coding sequence ATGAGCGGAAAGCCCGCTGCACGCGTCACCGATCCAACCGCCTGCCCGCTGCCGGGACATGGCACCAATCCTATCGTTAGCGGTTCGCCAAACGTCAATTTCGATGGCCTGGCGGCTGCACGCATGACCGACAAATCTGCCTGCGGCAGCGCTATCACCGGCGCGGTGTCTTCGACGGTGTTCATCAATGGCTTGAACGCCGCAACGCTGGACAGCACCGGTGGCCATGGCAACGTGGTCATTGGCGGTTCCGGCACGGTCATTATCGGTGACACGGTGGTCACCGCGCCCTTCAGTGGTTTGCTGCCCATGCCGGTGCACTTCACCGACAAGTTACAACTGGTCAACGACGTGACCGGCGAGCCGATGCCCAATCACCCCTATATGATCCAGCGCGCGGACGGGCGCATGGAACATGGCGTGTCTGACGCCGCCGGGTTTACCCACGAAGTCAGCTCGCACCTGCCTGAAACCATCAAGTTGTTTCTGGAGGAATGA
- a CDS encoding alpha/beta hydrolase, which produces MAAETVTCPKGNNYKLHKEHALTDKKDVSVKAVPVESTKAIVLFIGGAGDKESYYFSGPYGNIQEARKDFDERTKLLANDGKYKSEWLGYNEVKGKQDIQRNVLALIPYKTCPVYVVGHSLGGWNGAHLTNIMSGWGYRVQMLVTLDPVGEGALVWLGSDIYRERPEPIAGDWVNVKAMPAIRDSSDGVADFGEKWLITCGPTLNVNINTNHANALGLFTARIAGDKSAADMLFESIMEEFS; this is translated from the coding sequence ATGGCGGCTGAAACGGTAACGTGCCCGAAAGGCAACAATTACAAGCTGCACAAGGAACATGCGCTGACGGACAAGAAAGATGTCAGTGTGAAGGCTGTGCCGGTGGAGAGTACCAAGGCGATTGTTCTGTTCATTGGTGGGGCAGGGGATAAGGAAAGTTATTATTTTTCGGGTCCTTATGGAAACATTCAGGAAGCACGCAAAGACTTTGATGAGCGCACCAAGCTGTTAGCCAATGACGGCAAATACAAATCAGAGTGGTTGGGTTACAACGAAGTGAAAGGTAAGCAGGATATTCAGCGCAATGTTCTGGCCTTGATCCCTTATAAAACCTGTCCTGTCTATGTCGTCGGCCATAGCCTCGGTGGCTGGAACGGTGCGCATTTGACGAACATCATGTCGGGCTGGGGTTATAGGGTTCAAATGCTAGTTACCCTTGATCCCGTGGGTGAGGGGGCTTTGGTTTGGTTGGGTTCGGATATCTATCGTGAGCGCCCCGAGCCGATTGCTGGCGATTGGGTCAACGTCAAAGCTATGCCTGCCATAAGAGACTCTTCGGATGGCGTAGCTGACTTCGGCGAGAAGTGGCTTATCACCTGCGGACCCACGTTAAACGTGAATATAAATACCAATCATGCGAACGCCCTTGGACTTTTCACTGCGCGTATAGCCGGTGATAAGTCGGCAGCCGATATGCTGTTCGAATCGATCATGGAGGAGTTTTCATGA
- a CDS encoding DUF2388 domain-containing protein: MPAFKRALFNRFTLLAFCSTVSTSVFADCNFARGCGEGSGSPFESTQMSGFMVFTATMVSVDGTSDVSGLKKRVYSAEEIEAARYFLASDGMLQAAYFTSALQRYRQESSDSTLNDLAVAALISAE, from the coding sequence ATGCCCGCGTTTAAACGTGCTTTATTCAATCGCTTCACCCTCCTCGCTTTTTGCTCGACGGTTTCCACCAGCGTCTTCGCCGACTGCAATTTTGCGCGAGGATGTGGTGAAGGAAGCGGTAGCCCTTTTGAGTCGACGCAAATGTCCGGCTTTATGGTGTTCACGGCGACGATGGTGTCGGTCGATGGAACCTCGGATGTATCCGGCCTTAAAAAGCGTGTTTACTCGGCTGAGGAAATCGAAGCAGCGCGTTACTTCCTCGCCAGCGACGGCATGCTGCAGGCCGCGTATTTCACGTCGGCCTTGCAGCGCTATCGCCAGGAGTCGTCGGATTCGACGTTAAACGATCTCGCCGTTGCGGCGTTGATCAGCGCTGAGTAA